Below is a genomic region from Longimicrobiales bacterium.
GACCGCTTCGGCACCTCGTGGATGCTCCTGCATCAGCCAGCCGACATGTAGCACGGAGGAGTGAAATGGCAACGCCGGCGAAGAATACGATCTGCCTCTGGTACAATGGCGACGCCGAGGGCGCGGCGCGGTTCTACGCCGAGACTTTTCCCGATTCGTCCGTCGGCGCGGTGTACCGTGCACCCGCCGACTTTCCGTCGGGGAAGAAGGGGGACGCACTGACGGTCGAGTTCACCGTGATGGGCGTTCCGTGCATCGGGCTGAACGGTGGCCCCGGCTTCCCGCACACGTGGGCGTTCTCGTTCCAGGTCGCGACGGTCGACCAGGCGGAGACGGATCGCTACTGGAACGCGATCGTCGGCAACGGCGGCGAGGAGGGCGCGTGCGGCTGGTGCCGGGACCGGTGGGGCGTGTGGTGGCAGATCACGCCGGTCGCGCTGACCGAGGCGATGACGGGTGCCGACACCGCCGCCGCCAAGCGGGCGTTCGATGCGATGATGCAGATGAAGAAGATCGACGTCGCTGCGATCGA
It encodes:
- a CDS encoding VOC family protein produces the protein MATPAKNTICLWYNGDAEGAARFYAETFPDSSVGAVYRAPADFPSGKKGDALTVEFTVMGVPCIGLNGGPGFPHTWAFSFQVATVDQAETDRYWNAIVGNGGEEGACGWCRDRWGVWWQITPVALTEAMTGADTAAAKRAFDAMMQMKKIDVAAIEAARRG